In one Cloacibacillus porcorum genomic region, the following are encoded:
- a CDS encoding GNAT family N-acetyltransferase: protein MKIELIKEEDKRNYLELLLLADEQEDMIDKYLWRGELFALYDGGLRAVCVVTDEGGGVFEIKNLAVEPRFQRRGYGRQMMEFVCGRYGGRCRKILVGTGESPLTIPFYRSCGFQESHRVKDFFIDNYDHPMFENGVRLKDMIYLERNFLTAED from the coding sequence ATGAAGATAGAGCTTATAAAGGAAGAAGACAAGAGGAACTATCTCGAACTGCTGCTGCTTGCCGACGAGCAGGAGGATATGATCGATAAATATCTGTGGCGGGGAGAGCTGTTCGCGCTGTACGACGGCGGGCTGCGCGCCGTCTGCGTTGTAACGGACGAGGGAGGCGGGGTCTTTGAGATAAAGAATCTCGCCGTGGAGCCGCGTTTCCAGCGCAGGGGCTATGGACGTCAGATGATGGAGTTTGTCTGCGGGAGGTACGGTGGCCGTTGCCGCAAGATACTCGTCGGCACCGGCGAGAGCCCGCTTACCATTCCGTTTTACAGGAGCTGCGGCTTTCAGGAGAGCCACCGCGTAAAGGATTTTTTCATCGACAATTATGACCACCCGATGTTTGAAAATGGGGTGCGGCTGAAGGATATGATCTACCTGGAGCGGAACTTCCTGACGGCGGAGGATTAA
- a CDS encoding glutamate mutase L: protein MPRDRKAVLLDFGSTHTKVAVVSPREERILFSGCTASTVKSDARLGLRRCLEMARDVLSAAEFDGALKLASSSAAGGLRMAVIGLSRSLSVTAGRSAAFGAGGKILATLAGRIKEPELAGLAAEKVEIILFCGGYERGSEAALLHNAALLAASSLQAPVIYAGNSFAAAKVRSLLASGGKECFIADNIIPSVGVLNTAMAESIVREIFLKRIINMKGLDGVRGMLDGILMPTPSAVLAAGELLARGCDGEKGLGELIIFDVGGATTDVHSFAEQRPYDGARFIGAAEGFAKRTVEGDLGLRESSVLVAEGAGTAKLAADAAVSDAFMAEAVARRVADNSFLPATREERRVDSALASYCVRAAARRHAGCIEHTASVGCKLLQRGKNLGGVKNIIGTGGPLINNEDPAALLKEALRKGGERDVLLPETAALYADGSYMLYAMGLLVCHEPKAALGIMKKSLEALS from the coding sequence ATGCCGCGTGACAGAAAGGCCGTGCTGCTGGATTTTGGCAGCACGCACACAAAGGTGGCGGTGGTGTCGCCGCGCGAGGAGAGGATTCTTTTCAGCGGATGCACCGCCTCCACGGTGAAGAGCGACGCGCGGCTCGGCCTGCGGCGCTGTCTGGAGATGGCGAGGGATGTCCTCTCCGCCGCGGAGTTTGACGGAGCGCTGAAGCTGGCCTCTTCGAGCGCCGCAGGCGGCCTTCGCATGGCCGTTATCGGGCTCAGCCGCAGCCTCAGCGTCACGGCAGGCCGCAGCGCCGCCTTCGGCGCGGGAGGAAAGATTCTCGCCACGCTCGCCGGCAGGATAAAGGAGCCGGAGCTGGCGGGGCTCGCCGCGGAGAAGGTCGAGATAATCCTCTTCTGCGGCGGCTACGAGCGGGGCAGCGAGGCCGCCCTGCTGCATAACGCCGCCCTCCTCGCGGCCAGCTCCCTGCAGGCGCCGGTGATATACGCAGGCAATAGTTTTGCCGCCGCCAAGGTGCGCTCTCTGCTCGCCTCCGGCGGTAAGGAGTGCTTCATTGCCGATAATATCATCCCCTCGGTGGGGGTGCTGAACACCGCGATGGCGGAGAGTATCGTCAGGGAGATTTTCCTGAAGCGCATCATTAATATGAAGGGGCTGGATGGGGTGCGGGGGATGCTTGACGGCATCCTGATGCCGACTCCGTCTGCGGTGCTGGCGGCGGGGGAGCTTCTCGCCCGTGGCTGCGACGGGGAAAAGGGTTTAGGAGAGCTGATTATCTTTGACGTTGGCGGCGCGACGACCGACGTGCATTCGTTCGCGGAACAGCGCCCATACGACGGGGCGCGTTTCATCGGAGCCGCCGAGGGGTTTGCCAAGCGCACCGTGGAGGGCGACCTTGGCCTTCGCGAATCATCGGTGCTGGTGGCCGAGGGAGCGGGGACGGCGAAGCTCGCGGCTGACGCGGCGGTCTCCGATGCCTTTATGGCGGAGGCGGTGGCGCGCCGTGTGGCTGACAACTCTTTTCTGCCCGCCACGCGCGAAGAACGCCGCGTGGATTCCGCGCTGGCCTCCTATTGTGTACGCGCGGCCGCTAGACGTCACGCGGGATGTATAGAACATACGGCCTCAGTCGGCTGCAAGCTGCTCCAGCGAGGCAAGAACCTCGGCGGCGTAAAAAACATCATCGGCACCGGCGGCCCGCTGATAAACAACGAAGATCCGGCGGCGCTGCTGAAGGAGGCGCTGAGGAAGGGCGGCGAGCGGGACGTCCTGCTGCCGGAGACGGCGGCGCTCTATGCCGACGGCAGCTATATGCTCTATGCGATGGGGCTTCTGGTCTGCCATGAACCGAAGGCGGCGCTGGGGATAATGAAAAAGAGCCTTGAGGCTCTCTCATGA
- a CDS encoding MATE family efflux transporter, with product MFLFRGRTINQNRGGRNKYAINMCSGRILPKMLLFAIPLMFSSILQLLFNAADIIVVGRYAGDNSLAAVGSNSSLISLMTNLFVGISIGTNVLVARYYGSKDEEGISKTVATSIIVAVVSGVFLTVLGIVFARKILIMMQTPPEVLGLATLYLVIYFFGMTPMMLYNFGGAILRAVGDTRRPLIYLSFAGVVNVLLNLFFVIYLHLDVAGVAIATVIAQCISAALVLRCLLRESGALRFTPAKARIDVKNLMKMLRIGIPAGLQGVLFSISNVVIQAFINSFGAVVMAGSCASDSIEMFVYFSMEAFYQAIISFTSQNMGAGRFDRVNKVLKVGLVCSALVGGLLGLTATIFGHTLLGIYSSSEAVIAAGMERMKLIASAYAICGLMEGMGGVMRGMGYSVLPTIVTLLGVCGLRLVWISTLLHIPALHSVATVYISYPVSWAVTFAAHFACFLWVRKRAFGDFKYGKAGGD from the coding sequence ATGTTTTTATTCAGAGGCAGGACCATCAATCAGAACAGAGGCGGCAGAAACAAGTACGCGATAAATATGTGCAGCGGGCGTATTTTGCCTAAGATGCTGCTCTTTGCGATACCGCTCATGTTTTCCAGCATCCTTCAGCTGCTTTTCAACGCGGCGGATATCATCGTGGTAGGGCGCTATGCGGGGGACAACTCTCTCGCGGCAGTCGGCTCCAATTCCTCTCTCATAAGCCTGATGACCAACCTCTTTGTCGGCATCTCAATCGGTACGAACGTCCTCGTCGCGCGCTACTACGGCTCCAAGGACGAGGAGGGTATCTCCAAGACCGTCGCCACCTCGATCATCGTCGCTGTGGTGAGCGGCGTTTTTCTGACGGTCCTCGGCATAGTGTTCGCGCGCAAGATACTGATAATGATGCAGACGCCGCCGGAGGTCCTCGGCCTGGCGACGCTCTATCTCGTCATATATTTCTTCGGCATGACGCCGATGATGCTCTATAACTTCGGAGGCGCGATCCTGCGCGCCGTCGGCGATACCAGAAGGCCGCTGATTTACCTCTCGTTTGCCGGTGTGGTAAATGTTCTCCTGAACCTATTTTTCGTGATCTATCTTCATCTGGATGTGGCCGGAGTGGCGATCGCCACGGTCATCGCGCAGTGTATTTCCGCGGCCCTCGTGCTACGCTGTCTGCTCCGCGAGAGCGGGGCGCTGCGTTTCACACCGGCCAAGGCGCGCATCGATGTAAAAAATCTTATGAAGATGCTGAGGATCGGTATTCCCGCGGGACTGCAGGGGGTGCTTTTTTCGATCTCCAACGTCGTTATCCAGGCCTTCATAAACTCGTTCGGCGCGGTAGTCATGGCGGGCAGCTGCGCCTCCGACAGCATTGAGATGTTCGTTTATTTCTCAATGGAGGCCTTTTATCAGGCGATAATATCCTTCACGAGTCAAAATATGGGGGCGGGGAGGTTCGACCGCGTCAATAAGGTGCTGAAGGTTGGTCTTGTCTGCAGCGCACTTGTCGGCGGTCTGCTGGGGCTCACCGCCACCATATTCGGCCATACGCTGCTGGGTATCTATTCCTCGAGCGAGGCGGTCATCGCAGCCGGTATGGAGCGCATGAAGCTGATCGCCTCCGCCTACGCCATCTGCGGCCTGATGGAGGGGATGGGCGGCGTGATGCGCGGAATGGGATATTCCGTGCTGCCGACGATCGTCACGCTGCTCGGCGTCTGCGGTCTGCGCCTCGTATGGATATCGACGCTGCTCCATATACCGGCCCTGCACAGCGTGGCGACTGTCTACATCTCCTATCCCGTCTCCTGGGCGGTGACCTTCGCGGCCCATTTCGCCTGCTTCCTCTGGGTCAGGAAGAGGGCCTTCGGAGATTTTAAATACGGCAAGGCAGGCGGCGATTAG
- a CDS encoding cobalamin-dependent protein (Presence of a B(12) (cobalamin)-binding domain implies dependence on cobalamin itself, in one of its several forms, or in some unusual lineages, dependence on a cobalamin-like analog.): protein MMLEIKFNKRFDWKELPPISEIEAGASRLAKGITVGETLFFREHGVKSEAEYKRRAIAEGLISKHSHVGWNSWEETAKNIEFIYSELKRRGSYITRFGFILDWVMGVPAAYRDKLPKGTGLILNTPEEWAALGQIVPVQPHMSDHMIGSPNALENTVFALNAGVTSIGNVSHYFTYEYPGVELEYERTVNSLTAFMLMGKVEGTIVHSNMDDGFGNQFRDLASITGWAMMERYLVEDMLGARMAFAYGNLFSDPMGRIIIHSVMEKLNKHHTPGTMIFGNTVDYGLDYQRNYGALASFSLADAIFQRHTPTGHAVASVPVTEAVRIPTAQEIVDGHLTVDMMIEKSKFMAPFINWERVNAERDLYIFCGKIFFERMMNALDDLGVDINHPGEIFAALKAIGPRQLEDNFGAGEKTTSGERLPVRPTDMIKNLNSKKDQALARFGEIEAELSGEKVLVGSTDIHDYGKEIVKAILTKAGATVFDLGNYVTPEEVVDTLIETEAKAVALSTYNGIALSYAKELTEKMRESGTEATLILGGQLNENMEGGSLAVDVTEELRALGVNCDNDMDKIISVVKSIYAA from the coding sequence ATGATGTTGGAAATAAAGTTTAACAAGAGGTTTGATTGGAAGGAGCTTCCGCCGATCTCAGAGATAGAGGCCGGCGCCTCCAGGCTCGCGAAGGGGATAACCGTGGGGGAGACGCTGTTTTTCCGTGAGCATGGCGTTAAAAGCGAGGCGGAGTATAAGCGCCGCGCGATCGCCGAGGGGCTCATCTCCAAGCATTCGCATGTCGGATGGAATTCCTGGGAGGAGACGGCGAAGAATATTGAGTTTATCTACAGTGAGCTGAAACGGCGCGGCAGTTATATCACGCGCTTTGGTTTCATTCTCGACTGGGTGATGGGCGTTCCCGCTGCGTACAGGGATAAGCTGCCGAAGGGCACGGGGCTTATTCTTAACACGCCGGAGGAGTGGGCGGCGCTGGGGCAGATAGTCCCCGTGCAGCCGCATATGTCGGATCATATGATCGGCTCGCCGAACGCGCTGGAGAATACCGTATTCGCGCTCAACGCGGGGGTCACCTCCATTGGCAATGTCTCGCATTATTTTACTTACGAGTATCCGGGCGTCGAGCTTGAGTATGAGCGCACGGTGAACTCTCTGACAGCCTTCATGCTGATGGGCAAGGTGGAGGGGACGATTGTCCATTCCAATATGGACGACGGCTTCGGCAACCAGTTCCGCGACCTTGCGAGCATCACGGGCTGGGCGATGATGGAACGGTATCTCGTCGAGGATATGCTCGGCGCGCGGATGGCCTTCGCCTACGGCAATCTTTTCAGCGACCCGATGGGACGGATTATAATTCATTCCGTAATGGAGAAGCTCAATAAGCACCACACGCCGGGGACGATGATCTTCGGCAACACGGTGGATTACGGCCTTGACTATCAGCGGAATTATGGCGCGCTGGCCTCTTTCTCGCTCGCGGACGCGATATTCCAGCGCCACACGCCGACGGGACACGCCGTCGCCTCGGTGCCGGTGACGGAGGCGGTGCGCATCCCGACGGCGCAGGAGATCGTCGACGGGCATCTGACGGTCGATATGATGATCGAAAAGTCAAAGTTTATGGCCCCCTTCATCAACTGGGAGCGGGTCAACGCCGAACGCGACCTCTATATCTTCTGCGGCAAGATTTTCTTTGAGCGGATGATGAACGCCCTTGACGACCTCGGCGTGGATATCAATCATCCGGGAGAGATTTTCGCAGCGTTGAAGGCGATCGGTCCGCGCCAGCTGGAGGATAATTTCGGCGCGGGTGAAAAGACCACATCAGGGGAACGGCTGCCGGTGCGTCCGACGGATATGATAAAGAACCTCAATTCCAAGAAGGACCAGGCGCTTGCCCGCTTCGGCGAGATCGAGGCGGAGCTATCCGGCGAGAAGGTGCTCGTCGGCTCGACGGACATCCACGACTATGGTAAGGAGATCGTCAAGGCGATTCTCACTAAAGCGGGAGCGACCGTTTTTGACCTCGGGAATTATGTGACGCCGGAGGAGGTCGTGGATACGCTGATCGAGACCGAGGCGAAGGCCGTGGCGCTGAGTACCTATAACGGGATCGCGCTCAGTTACGCTAAGGAACTCACGGAGAAGATGCGGGAGTCGGGGACGGAGGCGACGCTTATCCTCGGCGGACAGCTCAACGAGAATATGGAGGGCGGCTCGCTCGCCGTCGACGTCACGGAGGAGCTGCGGGCGCTCGGCGTCAACTGCGATAATGATATGGATAAGATAATATCTGTGGTGAAGAGTATTTATGCCGCGTGA
- a CDS encoding Ig-like domain-containing protein, whose amino-acid sequence MTLFILAAPGTARADLKRDDNGCYIIATSEDLREFNRRIHTSGTYKIPLSADARLTADIDLTQADGTTTVWEPIGNYSENERYTGTFDGTGHTVKGYRINKADEMGFFGTVGGGTVRRLTVSGDINITDKGNPTYAGGVAGNCFGTIEGCVNTASLTVSAEDVRIGGIVGDCIGGTISNCVNSGDIANTSDNMGTGGIAGKNERKGTISNCINSGNVSNNLRGHTGGIVGHNYGDGSKISNCLSSGGRITGGNSNVTGGVVGVNENKGTVLNCGWLGSSADNGVGSGMGIVTNVKSLSPDNVNKSVVALSADITKQALNNGDTATISLSTIYGDKKDFGTYVTSINAAVSSPDILSADVSGDIVILTAKSKVGMRHTTVTVTLSPDLHPTDFETMNPSSNSSDPPLKFTFGVTVSPRVSGVTIYGDIANPIYKGGTRKLDAIVKPNDAGNKNVSWKSSRDDVAIVNENGLVTAIAVGSADITVTTEDTDDDGQQCTDTCTVTVIPVNVTSVDISQKSLSIDMNDEGRTYKLTATVLPDNAEYDQVRWTSSNEKVAVVSPDKSDAKALTAYVTPISKGETYITASVGDLTSVPCFVTVIPVWAESVTVSPDILTLEAGKSAKLSALVGPEKATDKSVSWKSGDKNIATVSENGEVFAHNPGGPVLITATASGAKDDANVRASCSLTVTAPPVPVESVEISPEGAAIKVGESFRFTAKILLENADNKGVTWKSGDKKIATVDANGKVTAVAAGATAITVTTVDGLKAAQATVSVNKVYSSGSGCAAGVGALALFTLLPLCMRRKKR is encoded by the coding sequence TTGACCCTCTTCATCCTCGCCGCACCCGGAACGGCACGCGCCGATTTGAAGCGGGACGACAACGGCTGTTACATCATCGCCACCTCGGAAGACCTTCGTGAATTTAACAGAAGAATCCATACCTCAGGCACCTACAAAATACCGCTCTCCGCCGACGCGCGCCTCACCGCCGACATCGACCTCACTCAGGCGGACGGGACCACTACAGTGTGGGAACCTATCGGCAACTATAGCGAAAACGAGCGATACACAGGCACCTTCGACGGCACGGGCCATACAGTCAAGGGCTATCGGATAAATAAAGCCGACGAGATGGGGTTCTTCGGCACAGTCGGCGGCGGCACGGTGCGTAGGCTCACCGTCAGCGGCGATATTAATATCACAGATAAGGGCAACCCCACCTACGCGGGCGGCGTCGCTGGAAACTGCTTCGGCACGATAGAGGGCTGCGTAAACACCGCCTCCCTGACCGTCTCCGCAGAAGACGTCAGAATAGGCGGCATCGTGGGAGACTGCATAGGGGGCACGATATCAAACTGCGTAAACAGCGGCGATATCGCCAACACCAGCGACAATATGGGTACCGGCGGCATCGCGGGAAAAAACGAAAGAAAGGGCACGATATCAAACTGCATCAACAGCGGCAATGTCTCAAACAACCTCAGGGGACACACCGGCGGCATCGTGGGACATAACTACGGCGACGGCAGCAAGATATCAAACTGCCTCAGCAGCGGCGGCAGGATCACAGGCGGCAACTCCAACGTTACCGGCGGCGTCGTGGGAGTCAACGAAAACAAAGGCACGGTATTAAACTGCGGCTGGCTGGGTTCGTCGGCAGACAACGGCGTGGGAAGTGGCATGGGCATCGTCACCAACGTCAAATCACTATCTCCAGATAACGTAAATAAGAGCGTCGTCGCCCTCAGCGCGGATATCACAAAACAGGCCCTCAATAACGGCGATACGGCGACGATCAGCCTCTCCACCATCTATGGAGACAAAAAGGACTTCGGTACGTATGTGACCAGCATCAACGCGGCGGTATCCAGCCCCGATATACTCTCCGCCGACGTAAGCGGCGACATCGTCATCCTCACCGCTAAGAGCAAGGTCGGCATGAGGCACACCACCGTCACAGTAACCCTCTCGCCCGACCTTCATCCGACGGACTTCGAAACCATGAACCCTTCAAGCAATTCCTCCGATCCGCCGCTGAAATTCACCTTCGGCGTCACGGTGTCGCCAAGGGTCTCAGGCGTCACTATCTACGGTGACATCGCCAATCCCATTTATAAGGGCGGCACGCGGAAGCTCGATGCCATAGTGAAACCGAACGACGCGGGCAATAAAAATGTCTCCTGGAAAAGCAGCCGCGACGACGTCGCAATAGTCAACGAAAATGGCCTTGTAACGGCAATCGCCGTGGGCAGCGCCGATATAACCGTGACCACCGAGGATACCGATGATGACGGGCAACAGTGCACGGATACCTGCACAGTAACGGTCATCCCTGTAAACGTCACCTCCGTCGATATCTCGCAAAAGAGTTTATCCATCGACATGAACGACGAGGGACGTACATACAAACTCACGGCCACCGTCCTCCCCGACAACGCCGAATACGACCAGGTCCGCTGGACGAGTTCAAATGAGAAGGTGGCCGTCGTATCGCCTGACAAGAGCGACGCGAAGGCACTCACGGCATACGTCACGCCCATCAGCAAAGGCGAGACGTATATCACGGCAAGCGTCGGCGATCTGACGAGCGTTCCCTGCTTCGTCACCGTCATCCCCGTCTGGGCCGAGAGCGTAACGGTATCACCGGACATCCTCACGCTCGAAGCGGGCAAAAGCGCGAAACTATCCGCTCTGGTCGGCCCGGAGAAGGCCACCGACAAGAGCGTAAGCTGGAAGAGCGGCGATAAAAATATCGCCACCGTCAGCGAAAATGGCGAAGTATTCGCCCATAACCCCGGCGGCCCCGTCCTCATCACCGCCACCGCGAGCGGCGCAAAGGATGACGCTAATGTAAGAGCATCCTGCTCCCTCACCGTCACCGCTCCCCCGGTGCCGGTGGAGTCGGTGGAGATATCCCCCGAGGGCGCGGCGATAAAGGTCGGCGAGAGCTTCCGGTTCACCGCAAAAATACTGCTGGAGAACGCCGACAATAAGGGCGTCACCTGGAAGAGCGGCGACAAGAAGATCGCCACAGTGGACGCCAACGGTAAAGTGACGGCCGTCGCAGCCGGCGCCACCGCCATCACCGTCACGACCGTCGACGGTCTGAAGGCGGCCCAGGCCACCGTCTCCGTCAACAAGGTCTACAGCAGCGGCAGCGGCTGTGCCGCGGGCGTGGGGGCGCTGGCGCTCTTCACGCTGCTGCCGCTCTGTATGAGAAGAAAGAAAAGGTAA